One window of the Flavobacteriales bacterium genome contains the following:
- a CDS encoding succinate dehydrogenase/fumarate reductase iron-sulfur subunit, with protein sequence MNLTLKIWRQANATAKGQMVEYKVNDVSPDMSFLEMIDVLNETLVNNGEEPVAFDHDCREGICGMCSMYINGEAHGPDRGVTTCQLHMRKFKDGDTIYIEPWRAGAFPVVKDLVVDRGAFDRIMAAGGFVSVNTSGNTQDANALPIPKEDADKAFDAATCIGCGACVATCKNSSAMLFVSAKVSQLALLPQGKVEAKRRVLNMVEQMDKEGFGNCTNTGACEVECPKGISLENIARMNREYLSAAIMEE encoded by the coding sequence ATGAATTTAACACTAAAAATCTGGAGACAAGCAAATGCCACGGCTAAAGGCCAAATGGTTGAATACAAGGTAAACGATGTTTCACCGGATATGTCATTTTTAGAAATGATAGACGTATTGAATGAGACGTTGGTAAACAATGGTGAAGAGCCCGTGGCTTTCGACCACGATTGCCGCGAGGGCATTTGCGGAATGTGCTCGATGTATATAAACGGCGAGGCTCATGGCCCGGATAGAGGTGTAACCACTTGCCAGCTGCACATGCGAAAGTTTAAAGATGGCGATACCATATACATTGAACCGTGGCGTGCAGGAGCTTTTCCTGTGGTGAAGGATTTGGTGGTTGACCGCGGGGCTTTCGACCGTATCATGGCTGCCGGAGGTTTTGTTTCGGTGAATACCAGCGGAAATACGCAGGATGCCAATGCGTTGCCCATACCAAAAGAAGATGCCGACAAAGCATTTGATGCCGCTACGTGCATTGGCTGCGGAGCTTGTGTGGCAACTTGCAAAAACTCATCGGCCATGTTGTTTGTTTCGGCTAAGGTTTCTCAATTGGCACTATTGCCACAGGGTAAAGTAGAAGCAAAACGGCGTGTTTTAAACATGGTGGAGCAAATGGATAAAGAAGGTTTTGGAAACTGCACCAATACAGGAGCCTGCGAGGTGGAATGTCCAAAAGGAATTTCGCTTGAAAACATTGCCCGTATGAACCGCGAATATTTGTCGGCGGCCATTATGGAAGAATAA
- a CDS encoding riboflavin synthase, producing the protein MFTGIIETLGTVVAIEKDATNIHFTISSSISNELKIDQSIAHNGVCLTVIKCDEQTHTVTAIDETLRKTNLNSWKVGDTINLERCMVANGRLDGHIVQGHVDTVGMCIARVNKNGSWLFTFSHPFGEQFLTVEKGSITVNGTSLTVVNSKDGQFSVAIIPYTYEHTNFHQIEIGTQVNLEFDIIGKYVARLMGRV; encoded by the coding sequence ATGTTTACCGGAATAATTGAAACTCTCGGTACAGTGGTGGCCATTGAGAAAGATGCCACCAACATTCATTTTACGATTTCTTCTTCTATATCCAACGAGTTAAAAATAGACCAAAGCATTGCTCACAACGGGGTATGCCTCACAGTAATAAAGTGTGACGAACAAACCCACACGGTTACCGCCATTGACGAAACGCTCCGAAAAACAAATCTTAATAGTTGGAAAGTGGGCGATACCATAAACTTAGAGCGTTGTATGGTGGCCAATGGTAGATTAGACGGCCATATTGTTCAGGGACACGTAGATACGGTGGGCATGTGCATTGCCAGAGTAAATAAAAACGGGAGTTGGTTGTTTACCTTTTCGCACCCTTTTGGCGAACAGTTTCTTACCGTAGAAAAAGGCTCAATAACCGTTAATGGGACAAGTTTGACCGTCGTTAACTCAAAAGACGGACAATTTTCGGTTGCCATTATTCCATACACCTACGAACACACCAATTTTCATCAAATTGAAATAGGCACCCAAGTAAACCTTGAGTTTGATATTATAGGCAAGTATGTGGCGAGGTTGATGGGGAGGGTATAA
- a CDS encoding putative toxin-antitoxin system toxin component, PIN family has protein sequence MKIVVDTNIVFSAMLNQHGNICDLLLNSLDSFVFYSPSFVLEELDNHTNKLRRLTGYSEKELDYLCRILFTKVDLIDMETLQKKSWEKAIELTKNIDEFDAPFVALAIELDAPLWTGDKKLLNGLVKKGIDWILTTETVARIRNGN, from the coding sequence GTGAAAATTGTTGTTGACACAAATATTGTTTTTAGTGCTATGCTAAACCAGCACGGAAACATTTGTGATTTATTACTTAATTCTCTTGATTCTTTCGTTTTTTACTCTCCATCTTTTGTGCTTGAGGAATTGGATAACCATACTAATAAATTAAGAAGGTTGACCGGATATTCGGAAAAGGAACTGGATTATTTATGCCGAATTTTGTTTACAAAAGTTGACTTAATTGATATGGAAACCCTGCAAAAAAAGAGTTGGGAAAAAGCAATCGAACTTACCAAAAACATAGATGAATTTGACGCTCCATTTGTGGCACTTGCCATCGAATTAGATGCTCCTCTTTGGACTGGAGACAAAAAACTATTAAATGGTTTGGTAAAAAAGGGTATTGACTGGATTTTAACCACAGAAACCGTTGCGAGAATTAGAAATGGTAATTAA